DNA sequence from the Hyalangium minutum genome:
GGGCTATTTCCTGAACCTCATCCGGGACAGGCCGCAGGAAATGGAGCCACTGCTGGAGGAAGCCGCGGGGAAGTCCCTGCGTCTGCTGGAAGATGCCTGGAGCGGTCTCATCGACGCGCTGGTCGAGCAGGGCAAGTTGCAACGGGCACTCGCCTTGAGCGGTGAGGCCCTGCGTGTATTTCCAGAATCGGCTCGGATCACTCTGTCTTCGCAGTCCGCTCGGGCTCGGGCCATTCAGGAGGGCCTCTTACCGCCGGAACCATGCTGAATGACTCTGAGAGCCGGTTGTACTCAGGACAGGCCCAGAGCCTCTCTCCTGCCCTGATGGGCAGCCAACAGTCAAACCAGGATTAACAGTAAAAACCCTACAACTCCTGGTATGAGCTGTCATGACGCAGGCTCCGCACTTGAGCGGCAACCGCGTCACAGGAGGACTCCGTGAAGGGACAAGAGAGAAACAGGGCATTTCGGACGGTGGTGCTGGCGGCGATGAGCTGGGGGCTGCTCGCGGGCTGTGGGCCCACGGACCTGGAGGAAGCTCTTGGGTCGAGCGAGGAGCTGGCCTCCCAGGAGGCGTCCTTGTACGCCAACCCGCGGTGCTCGACCGTGTGCAGTCCCACCGTGTCCTGTGACTTGATGTGCGATCTGGTCCCCGGAGAGCCGTCCACCTGCGGAGATCTGGGCCGGTGTATCGACGGCGATGTGGATGCGGACGGCGTCCCCTTCCCACAGGACAACTGCCCCAGGGATGCCAACCCCGACCAGTCCGACTGTGACGGGGATGGCCGGGGCGACGCCTGCGAGACCGATCCCGGCTACTTCGTCTACAAGGCCCCCACCATGATGCTGTGCCACTTCGACCCGGACATGAGCATCAGCGGCGTCGATGTGGAGATCTACACGGCGGACGTGTACCAGGACATCAGCTGCCTCCACCTCCCGGATCGTTACGCGCGGCGCGAGGTGTCCAGCGTCCACTGCGGCTTCCACAGCGAGAGCACCTGCCAGAACCGTGTGGCGGAGCGTGTTCAGGAGCTGATGGCTCAGGGGTACTACCCCATCACCACCAGCTCAGACCAGGACATGTGCCCCTACCCGCGCTTGTAGGGGCGCGCGTTCGCTCCTGCTCAAGCAGAGAGCTCCTGGGGAGTGTCACTGACAGGAGGCGTCGCTGCGCTCCACGCTGACGCTCTCCTGGCTCTGGCCGACGCCGTCCACCCGGATGCGCCAGGCGTGGCCGGCGGCGCAGGCCTGCACCTCGTACACGCTCCCGCTGCCGGAAGAGGAGACACGCGCGTGCTGGGTGGCGTACTCGCCAGCGGCAAAGAGGGTGGCGTAGTCCGTCTCGCCCCCCTGCCGCTGATAGAGCAGCACCGTCGCCTCCCTCTGCTTGCCGTAGTTGGTGCTGTACCAGCCATCCACCGGCTCCTTGCCGCCCCGCACCGTGGAGACGGACAGCCCCCGCGGGTTGGCTTGGACGATGCGCAGCAACCGCTGTCCCTCCTCGTTTTCCACCCGCGCCGTGGTGCCCTCCAGCGTGGGCATGAGGTCGGGCGGCAGGTGCCAGCGCTGCTCGTACTGGTGAGGCGTATCGGCCGTGAGGCGGTCGAGCACCAGCACCACGTCCTTCTCCAGCAGGAAGAGGCTGCGCCAGTGCATCACGCCCTCGTAGAGCGTGTGGTGGCCCGACTGGTAGAGCCACCCGTCCCCGGTGATGCTGGTGCCCAGCACGGCGTCCCCGAGGGCCTGGTCCTTGCCGTCCACCACCACCGTGTTGTGGGCGCGCGTGCCCTGGTAGTAGTCCTTCTCCGGCCCTGGATCTTCCGTGAACATCCCCGAGTCCGTCAGCAGCGTGCGGCCGGCTGCGAAGAGGACGAGGTTCAGCGCGTCCAGTTGACTGTGGTCGGTGCGGAAGGGGCCCGCGTCGAAGGTGACGTGTGTCTGCGCCAGGTACTCCTTCTGGCCTCCGAAGTCCGAGCGCAGGATGGCGAGGCCGCCGCTCCAGTACGTGGACAGCCGGTCGGTGGGTGCGGTGCCACACATGCCGGCGCTCAGCGTGTGGCGGAACTCGGGGTACTTCTCCGCCAGCCCGTAGAAGAGCGGGGGCAGGAAGCGGCGCACCTGGCGCGCTTGGCTGGCACCGAGCATGGGGATGTTCCCATCGGGCTGGATGATGCGCGCGCCCACGTACACCATGCGATCGACGGCGGCCCAGAGGTTCCCCGGCAGCTTCACGTCGTACTTCTTGGCCCAGCCCGCGAGCATCCACACCTGGGCCATGACGTAGAAGTGGTAGTAGACCGAGTTCTCGACGATGAAGCCGTCAGGCGCGATGACCAGGTCGAGCAAGTCGGCGTAGCGCGAGAGGACCAGCTCGCGCCAGCCGGGTGACTCGGGCCAGCCTGGGAAGTTCTCCGCCACCAAGAGCAGCCCGGCCGCCTGGGCGAAACCGTGGTTGTAGCTGTCCTCGAAGTTCCTCGGTTTGGCGAGGAAGACCGCGTCCGAGCGAATCATGTCCTCGAGCAGGCGCGCCTCCTGGTGAGAGAGCGCGTTGGCGTGCTTGAGCTTCCAGTAGGTGTTGACGAGCACCATGGCGCGGAAGGCCGTGCCGTGCTTGTCCCAGCCGTAGGGCGAGGAGGGACCGTGCTGCGAATAACTCTCGAGCACCTGCATGAGCTTGTCGCGGTACTTGCGCAGCCCCGTCTCGCGGTAGGCCCACAAGAGGTGGGCGGTGGGCCGCAGCCCGTAGAAGACGAACTGCCAGTACTTCTCCCCGTAGGGGTCCTCCCGCCAGGTGAGGGAGTGGGGCAGCTTCACCGGCTCGTAGCGGGGCACGGGCCACGTGTCTTCCATGATGAGGTCGGCGCTCTCGAGGTCACCCTCATCCAGCTCGATATAGGCAATCTCCTTGCCCCATCGGTGGCCTTCCACGACGCACTCCCCCCCGTCGCACTCACCCCGCTCCGAGTGCTCGGGCTCCTGCTCTTCGCAGAAGTAGGCCGCGAACCTGTCCTTGCCGGGATTCTCCGTGCACCCGGGCAGGGAAGACAGGAGCACGCTCGCTCCCACCAGAGCGACGACGGACCGCCAGACCATGCCTCTTCTCCGTTTCATCCACCGTGTGTTGCCCTTGTGGCGCGCCCCAACTAGCTGCCTGACGGTGGGGCGCCAATCGCATGGCAGGGCGGGTGGGGGTCCAAGAACGAACGCCCTACCCGTCCGGGTGGCTGGCGCGGAAACTGCTAGAGGCTCGTGACGTGCGGCGGCTCCGCCACACCCGAAGTGCTTTGCGGGCCCGGGGAGAGAAGGAGGCCGCGTCCTCGGCGTGGCTGACCTCGGATGGCCGCCAGCTCCTGCTCGAAGTTCGCGGACGACCTCTGGGTGGACATGGGCTGGAATGCCCGGGACGGCTCGGGCGTCACGGTCCACGCCGTGAAGCCCGAGGAGGAGCCCTGAGCACTACCAGGGGCAGTTGACGACCTGGACGGTGCGCGTCACGGGCGTGGCGCTGTTGCCGCCACCGTCCGTCACGTTGTAGGTCAACGTGTACACGCCGACGGCCCAGGCATTCACTTCGCCCGTGCGCGACACCCACGGCGTGATGTTTCCGGAGCACGCATCGGTCGCCGTCACGCCCGGATCTGTCCACGGGGTGTTGCACGTGTGCACGATGGACGCGGAGCCGAGGAGCGTCAGCGAGGGCGCCGTCGTGTCATCCACGATCACCGTGCGGGTGACGTCCACAGACCCCGCATGGTTCCACGTGGAGTACGAGACCGGGTACGAGCCCTCGTAGCTCAGCAGAGGGCCCGGCCCGGAGGAGTCCGTGCCCGTGTTGTACGCATGCACCACCAGCGGGTTGCCGCACCCATCCACAGCCTGAGCGCCCGGATCGCTGTACGTCCCTCCCTTGACGCACTCCAGTGTCAGCGGCGAGCCGCCGTTGACCGTGAGCACCGGAGGCAGCGACGCACAGGCCTGCGCGCCGAGGATGGGCGGCGTCGTCGTGGTGAAGAAGTTGGCATAGCTGGCGACGAAGTTATTCCCCTGCCAGATCGGGTACGGCCAGGGGATGGTCGCGGGATCCTCCGTGAGCGCGTTGCCGGTGAAGGTGCCACTCACCTCGACGTAAGGGCCCTGGATGGTGAGCGCGTCCAGCAAGACGGCGCCAGGATACCCGGCCGCACCGTTTGGTGGGACGATCGCGGACGACAACCCTGCTCCCCTCAGGGTCCCCAGGGTGTTCGGGTCGAGGTTCCGGACGCTGACGCGCGTAATGTCCCCCATGAACCGGACGAACTCTCCATAGGTATACGCCGCCACGATGCCGTCAGCGCTGGCTTGGATCGCGACCTGCGGCAGGGCCCTCGAGGTCGTCAGTTCGAGGGACTTAGGCTGCACCGTGCAGGTGGGCGCGAGGACGGAACTCTCGACAGTGATTCTGTAGAAGGGCCGGGGGTATGGGATCGGGTCCACGTCTTCGAGGACCTTGATTGAATAACCACAGCCTCCCCGTGCTGTTTGAGCGGCGCCGACGACAGGGAGACTGGCCAGAGCCGAGGTTCCCAGCAGAGAGACCATCCCGAGGACTACTTTTCCAAGCATTTGCATTGTTGTACCTCCCGTGGTGACCGTCGGGCCGCGAAGCTAGCGCCAAGCCGCGTTCCGTGGAAGACGTGAATGAGAGGGAAAGCCGGTAAGTTTTTAGAAGACACAGGCACGTCCCCCCCCTGGCCAGAGGGAGTACACGCTGGCTACGCTCGCGTCCGTCAGGTGTGCCCTGCGCCCACCCCATCGCGCCGCAGGTCCCCAGGGAGGCTGCCTTGAAGGTTTCCGTTGTCCGCCGGTACGAGTCGAAGCTTGGTGACTCGGACTTCCATCCGTATCGCACCGGTGCCTGGACGCCGAACACGGTGGAAGTCGATGCCACCGACCTGGATGTGATTGCGGGGGAGATTCCGCGTGATCTCGCAGGCCTCTACCTGCGCAACACGGAGAACCCTCTCTTTGAGGCCATCACCGGCCGCTATCACCCGTTCGACGGCGACGGGATGGTGCACGCCCTCCGCTTCCAGGAGGGCCGCGCGGAGTACCGCAATCGCTTCGTGAAGACCGCAGGGCTGCTCGCCGAGCTCGAAGCCGGCGGCGCGCTGTGGGCCGGAATCCTCGAGTCCCCCGAGGCCTCGCAGCGCGATGGCTGGGGCGCCCGGACGCGGATGAAGGATGCCTCGTCCACGGACATCCTCGTTCACCGGGGCGAAGCGCTCACCACCTTCTATCAGTGCGGAGATGCGTACCGGCTCGATCCGTACACGCTCGAGACGCGCGGCACGGTGCACTGGAGCGAGCAGACGCAAGGGAACCCGGGCGTGCGCGGGGTGTTCCCGAAGGGCGCGACTGTGTCCGCGCATCCGAAGGTGGACGAGCAAACCGGCGAGCTGCTGTTCTTCAACTACTCGAAGGAAGCGCCGTTCATGCACTTCGGGGTGATCAACGCGGAGGGGAAGCTCGCCCGCTACGTGCCGGTGCCCCTGCCGGGCCCGCGCCTTCCGCACGACATGGCGTTCACCGAAAACTACGCCATCCTCAATGACTTCCCGATGATGTGGGACCCGGAGCGGCTCGCGAAGAACCAGCACCGCCCCGTGTACCGCCCGGAGCTGGGTTCACGCTTCGGGATCGTGCGCCGCGATGGCACCGGCTCCGTGCGCTGGTTCGAGGCGTCGCCCACCTACGTGCTGCACTTCTCCAACGCGTACGAGGAGGGCGACGAGATCATCCTCGAGGGCTACCACCAGGGTGCGCCGATTCCGAAGCGGCTCGAGGGCGAGACGGCGATCGATGCGTTCCGCAAGAGCCTGGACATGCGCGAGCTGCAGACGCGGCTCCACCGCTGGCGGTTCAACCTGTCCACGGGACAGACGAAGGAAGCGTTCCTCGATGATGAGGTGACCGAGTTCCCGACCATCGACAACCGCCTGGGCGGAAGGAAGCACCGCAAGGTGATCGCGATGACGGGCGAGCCGGGGCACTTCCTCTTCAACGGCCTGGTGGCGTACGACGTGGAGCGCGGGACGAAGCAGTCGTACCGCTTCCCGGAGGGCGTCTTCGCCAGCGAGTCCCCCATCGCCCCGCGCACGGGAGCACGCGGCGAGGCCGACGGTTACGTGGTGACCTTCGTGAGCGACCTGGGCAACGACAGCAGCGAGTGCCAGGTCTTCGACGCGGGGGAGATCGCCCGCGGCCCCATCGCGCGCATCCGGCTGCCGCACCGGATCTCCAGCGGTACGCACGCCACGTGGGTGTCCGAGGAGGACCTCGCGAAGCACCGCGCGCGGTAGCGCATCCAGCGGTTACGCCCGGG
Encoded proteins:
- a CDS encoding carotenoid oxygenase family protein, translating into MKVSVVRRYESKLGDSDFHPYRTGAWTPNTVEVDATDLDVIAGEIPRDLAGLYLRNTENPLFEAITGRYHPFDGDGMVHALRFQEGRAEYRNRFVKTAGLLAELEAGGALWAGILESPEASQRDGWGARTRMKDASSTDILVHRGEALTTFYQCGDAYRLDPYTLETRGTVHWSEQTQGNPGVRGVFPKGATVSAHPKVDEQTGELLFFNYSKEAPFMHFGVINAEGKLARYVPVPLPGPRLPHDMAFTENYAILNDFPMMWDPERLAKNQHRPVYRPELGSRFGIVRRDGTGSVRWFEASPTYVLHFSNAYEEGDEIILEGYHQGAPIPKRLEGETAIDAFRKSLDMRELQTRLHRWRFNLSTGQTKEAFLDDEVTEFPTIDNRLGGRKHRKVIAMTGEPGHFLFNGLVAYDVERGTKQSYRFPEGVFASESPIAPRTGARGEADGYVVTFVSDLGNDSSECQVFDAGEIARGPIARIRLPHRISSGTHATWVSEEDLAKHRAR
- a CDS encoding heparinase II/III family protein, whose amino-acid sequence is MVWRSVVALVGASVLLSSLPGCTENPGKDRFAAYFCEEQEPEHSERGECDGGECVVEGHRWGKEIAYIELDEGDLESADLIMEDTWPVPRYEPVKLPHSLTWREDPYGEKYWQFVFYGLRPTAHLLWAYRETGLRKYRDKLMQVLESYSQHGPSSPYGWDKHGTAFRAMVLVNTYWKLKHANALSHQEARLLEDMIRSDAVFLAKPRNFEDSYNHGFAQAAGLLLVAENFPGWPESPGWRELVLSRYADLLDLVIAPDGFIVENSVYYHFYVMAQVWMLAGWAKKYDVKLPGNLWAAVDRMVYVGARIIQPDGNIPMLGASQARQVRRFLPPLFYGLAEKYPEFRHTLSAGMCGTAPTDRLSTYWSGGLAILRSDFGGQKEYLAQTHVTFDAGPFRTDHSQLDALNLVLFAAGRTLLTDSGMFTEDPGPEKDYYQGTRAHNTVVVDGKDQALGDAVLGTSITGDGWLYQSGHHTLYEGVMHWRSLFLLEKDVVLVLDRLTADTPHQYEQRWHLPPDLMPTLEGTTARVENEEGQRLLRIVQANPRGLSVSTVRGGKEPVDGWYSTNYGKQREATVLLYQRQGGETDYATLFAAGEYATQHARVSSSGSGSVYEVQACAAGHAWRIRVDGVGQSQESVSVERSDASCQ
- a CDS encoding DUF5011 domain-containing protein, encoding MDPIPYPRPFYRITVESSVLAPTCTVQPKSLELTTSRALPQVAIQASADGIVAAYTYGEFVRFMGDITRVSVRNLDPNTLGTLRGAGLSSAIVPPNGAAGYPGAVLLDALTIQGPYVEVSGTFTGNALTEDPATIPWPYPIWQGNNFVASYANFFTTTTPPILGAQACASLPPVLTVNGGSPLTLECVKGGTYSDPGAQAVDGCGNPLVVHAYNTGTDSSGPGPLLSYEGSYPVSYSTWNHAGSVDVTRTVIVDDTTAPSLTLLGSASIVHTCNTPWTDPGVTATDACSGNITPWVSRTGEVNAWAVGVYTLTYNVTDGGGNSATPVTRTVQVVNCPW
- a CDS encoding thrombospondin type 3 repeat-containing protein, translated to MKGQERNRAFRTVVLAAMSWGLLAGCGPTDLEEALGSSEELASQEASLYANPRCSTVCSPTVSCDLMCDLVPGEPSTCGDLGRCIDGDVDADGVPFPQDNCPRDANPDQSDCDGDGRGDACETDPGYFVYKAPTMMLCHFDPDMSISGVDVEIYTADVYQDISCLHLPDRYARREVSSVHCGFHSESTCQNRVAERVQELMAQGYYPITTSSDQDMCPYPRL